The DNA window TCTGTTCGCCGAGGAGAGGGCGGCGGCAACAGTCGAAAAGTATATAAGGGATATCAGGGCATTCTACCGGTATCTACCGGAAGAGAAAGCGATGACACGGGAAAATGTGCTGCTCTATAAACATTATCTGGGAGAAAAATACAAGACAGCCAGCGCCAACAGTATGCTGGCGGCTTTAAACCAGTTCCTGGCCTTTATACATAAATCGGATTTGAGAGTGAAATTATTCCGGGTGCAGCGAAGCGCTTTTAGAGAACAAAAGAAAGAATTGACCAAAGAGGAGTATATCCGGTTGGTGCGCACCGCAAAATTGAAGAAAAACGAACGTTTGAGTCTGCTGCTGCAGGCCATATGCAGTACCGGAATCCGGGTCAGTGAGCATCGCTTTTTTACATGGGAGGCACTGAAAAGAGGTCGTGTAGTGATTGTGAATAAAGGAAAAGAGAGAACGGTTCTTCTGCCGGAAGAACTACGGAGACAATTGGTGAACTATTGCAGCAGCAGGGGGATTGTTTCCGGTCCGGTTTTCATCACGAGAACGGGAAAACCGCTTAACCGGTGTAATATCTGGGCGGAAATGAAATCACTCTGCGCATCGTCAGGAGTCAGTTCCGGGAAAGTATTTCCCCATAATCTGCGTCATTTATTTGCTTTGACTTATTACAAACTGGAGAAGGATATCGTCCGGCTGGCCGATATATTGGGACACTCTAACATAGAAACCACCAGGGTCTATACGTTTACCAGTGGGGAAGAGCATATGAAAGCTCTGGCAAAACTTCATCTGCTTCTATAACTCAGGTACGGTGCGGTATGCAGAACGTATGACACTGCAGCGGCAACCCGACCGAAAGCTTTTTTTAATACGATTGGAGAGTCCGAAATACTTTCCTGTAAAATTAAAAATCACATAATATGCATTATGTGATAGTGTTCATGTAAATATCAGATTGAGCTCATTTTTATTATGCATCAAAAGGGGGGAATTTGCAAGCGGAATTCGCTTAGAAAGAGATTACCTTCTGTTTCTTCATGTCTATCTGCCGAATCGGTAAAAATTCAGAGTACAACAATAAAAAACGAAGCAAATATCTCCGTCTTTGCATAAATTAACAATTAAAATATTTCAGTATTATGATATAATGCATATTATGTGATAAAACACCTTTATTATCTGAAAATTTAATTGAAACAGCCATCAGGCCTGCCGGAATGAGAGGGATGAGTATGAAAGTATCCAGCCATTTGTCCGTTCAAATGGAATTTCACGAGGATGCCCCGGAGAAGGAGTGTCCCGGGATGAGTACTGAGGAAAAAGACGTTTCCTATCTGGACTACTGCCGGACAGTATTCCGGCTGCGGCAGGAGCTTAAAAACAGTACTATCAGGGAAGAAAATACGATTAAAACCAGGGAGGATTACTTTGACGGAGAGTATTAAAAACACGGATCGTAAGAGGGATAAAGAGAAGCAGAGCATTCGGGCAACGGTGGCCTGCGCCGTGCTGTGCATTATTTTTATCCCCATCATTATCATAAATATGATTCTGATTGCAGGCACTTATCTCCATCCGGGGGATATGCCCGGCGTTTTTGGAGTTAAGCCGGTGGTGGTGCTTTCCGGTTCCATGGAACCGGTCATTAGCACCGGCGATTTGATTGTTTTGCAAAAGGCAGATTATGAAGAACTGAAGGAAGGCGACGTAATATGCTATCTGACCTCAGGCCAGGCGGTGACTCACCGTATTGTAAGGACGGCCATGGGGGAGGATGGACAGATTCGATATATCACAAGAGGAGACGCCAATAATACGGACGACCGCCTGGCGGTATCGGCAGACCAGATTCAGGGAATCTGGAAGGGGCTGCGGATTGGAGGAATGGGCAATGCGGTGATGTTCATGCAGACGCCCGCCGGTATGCTCCTGTTTATTGTCTGTCCGCTGCTTCTTTTTATTTTCTGGGATATCATGAGCCGCAGAAAGTCGGAGAATGCGGAAAAGGAGCGGACCGCAATGCTGGAGGCACAACTGGCCGATTTAATGCGGAAGCAGAGTGAGGAGGCAGCCTGTTCCGGGCAGAAGGAATCGGAAAAGCCAGATGAGGAGAAGTAAGATAGACAAAGAGAAGCAGAATGCACCGGCCGTCTTTTCAGGCACAGTGGAAAGAGGAGCCGTCGATATAACCGGGTAATATCCGGGTGCAGAGTACCGCAGGCACGAGGGAACCGTGTCTGGGAGGGAGTATGAGGTTCCCGAAAAATGATGGAAAGAGAGGTCAGACTATATGAAAAAATTACACGCAGCCCGCTTGGGTGCCCTGGCACTGACGCTGACCCTGATCAGTACTTGTCTGGCAGGCGGTACGCTGGCTCGGTATACCAGTGAAGTGACAGGAACAGGAACGGCGAATATTGCGAAATGGTCGGTTGCTTTTAAACAGGGGACCACGTTTCAGACTGCAGACTACAATTTCAATTTGCATGAGACTAAAAAGGAAAACGGTCTTGTAAGTACAAATACTATTGCTCCTGGTGATACAGGGGAGATAAAAATAGAAATCAATGGAAGCGGTTCCGAGGTCGCTTTTGAATACAAAATTGAACTTGATAATCTTTCAAATCTTGCGGAAAATACGGGAAATATAAAGTTTTATTCAGATGCTGAATGCAAGAATGCTTGGCCGACTACACCAGGTTTCACGACAGTAGCTCTCGGAGATGTAAGCACCCCGGTGAAAAAAAGCATTTATTGGAAATGGGAAGGCGGGGAAGATAATAACGCTGGTGACACAAATGCCGGTAAAGAAGCAGCAAAAGGTACTGCAGCACCTACATTTACCGTTAAACTAACTGCACAGCAATCGCTTGCATCCTCACCAACCTCATAACCTGCCGCCCTTTCTCCCAATCTGCCTGTGCCGCAAACAGGAGAAAGCAAATGCAGAACCGATAACCTGTCCTGTTTACATATTCAGGTTATCAGCGCCAACAACGAAAAGCACGTTTCACGAACTTTTCATTGCAACTCAATAAAAACCGGAGCCTTCAGTCTCCGGCAAAAGATACGTTACATCAGTAGTACATTCATTTACACAATGAATGGCACAGAACACTAACGTATCTTTTGCCGAATACTGAATTTATCCCATACCATGATTGAAAAGACGGATCACAGTCTGTGTGCCGTCTTAATTTAGAATCAGAAAACGAAATCAGACTACAGCCGAAAGGAGAAAACGCGGATGGAACAAAGACAGACACATAGTTATCACGGTGCAGATCAACGCGAAAACCGCGGAAAACGGACATTTCCGTTGATGATGCTCCTTTTGGTATTATTCATGTTCACTTCGGGCATCGCCGGTTATATGTTGGGAAAAAGAACAGGATCTGAACCAAGCGGTCAGTTGATTGATACAATTCTTTTAGACCCGGGGCAGGAAGTGAACTCCCCGGCGATTCTCCACCTGGCCGGCCAGGCATTATATTCCGACGGAACCCCGGCCGCAGGCCGTACGATGGAGCTTCACAGCGCTCCGGTTACGACAGTCACGGATTCAACCGGAATGTTTTTATTCAGCGACGTTACAGAAGGAGAGCACCACGTCTATGTATTGGACGATGACGGTGCGATAGCAGCAGAGCGGAAGATTGTCCTGGAACACCGGCAGGAGGCGGAAGGCGTATCAATTTCCATGGGAAATGATGGGGAGTACGTCATTCAGCTTGCTGTGGATGTCCGTCTGCTGGAAATTTCGATTGAAGTGGAACAGGGAACTGTTTATATTAACCCTGAAAAATTTACCTATGCTAAAAACGATGGATGGGTGATAACACCGGAGGGGATCGCTTCCATAGAGAACGGTCCTGTTGTGACGCCGGTGGGAAATATTTGTCTGCCGGACAGAACGATTGTCCTTGCTGGCGGAACGAAAGGGGATCCGACAGCCGTTATTCTACCCGATGACACTGTCATTTATCCGAAGACGCCTTATATGGCGGGAGAAAACAAAATTGATCCGGAGGGAGTCGTACATCTTGCAGATGGTACAGAGATAGAACCCGGCGGTCAGATTACTTCCCCGTCGGGAGAAGTGTACGGACCGGGAACCGGAGGAAGCCAGATATCGGACAGTAAGGTTATCCCGATCGGCCAGGCACCGACTTCCAACGGCGCTCAGACAACGGCAGAGGGTCAGCCGCCGCAGGAGACGGGAGGTTCCCCAAATGCTCAGAACGGACCGGCGTACACGGAGGGCCGGGCAGATAGCCCGGTTGGAGCGGAGCATCCGGGACCGTCCGGTAACGGGATGGACGGTGACAGCAAAGACGCCTATAAACCGTCGCCGGATCTTACGGAACAGGAGGAGACAAAGGGAGACAGCGGAAATTCCGGAGGAGGAAGCGGCGGAGGCCATGGCGGCGGAAGCCACGGAAGCGGCGGAACCGTGCCGGGTACGGAGGGAAGCAGCAGTCCGGAGACTGAAAGCGGAGCGGAAGATAAAGGAACATTAAATGTTTCGGGGCAGATCGGCAATACTTCGGAATTCGTTTCATGGACACAGACGGGAATCATTGATTTATTTTATAACCGCCAGGGCGGAGAAGAGGTATTACTGGCTCCGGGTTCTTCCGGATATTATATCTTTCAGTTGGAAAACAGCAGGGACGAGGATCTTGCCATTCATTTAATCCTGACAGAAGGTCCGGAAAACCATCTGCCTCTGACCTTTAAGCTGGCCTCCGCAAGGATAAAGGGGGAACTTCCGGATGTTGATG is part of the [Clostridium] symbiosum genome and encodes:
- a CDS encoding tyrosine-type recombinase/integrase, with the translated sequence MEGIDAIVEKRLLDFRDFLFAEERAAATVEKYIRDIRAFYRYLPEEKAMTRENVLLYKHYLGEKYKTASANSMLAALNQFLAFIHKSDLRVKLFRVQRSAFREQKKELTKEEYIRLVRTAKLKKNERLSLLLQAICSTGIRVSEHRFFTWEALKRGRVVIVNKGKERTVLLPEELRRQLVNYCSSRGIVSGPVFITRTGKPLNRCNIWAEMKSLCASSGVSSGKVFPHNLRHLFALTYYKLEKDIVRLADILGHSNIETTRVYTFTSGEEHMKALAKLHLLL
- a CDS encoding signal peptidase I, whose protein sequence is MTESIKNTDRKRDKEKQSIRATVACAVLCIIFIPIIIINMILIAGTYLHPGDMPGVFGVKPVVVLSGSMEPVISTGDLIVLQKADYEELKEGDVICYLTSGQAVTHRIVRTAMGEDGQIRYITRGDANNTDDRLAVSADQIQGIWKGLRIGGMGNAVMFMQTPAGMLLFIVCPLLLFIFWDIMSRRKSENAEKERTAMLEAQLADLMRKQSEEAACSGQKESEKPDEEK